From one Luteolibacter sp. SL250 genomic stretch:
- a CDS encoding metallophosphoesterase produces the protein MKSLSICSDITWLHISDFHTGKDKVDQIRIYNKIIEDADRQCKSSGYPNFVFVSGDIANKGLTAEYELYEKCFLDPLIGVLGGDIIGKIFLVPGNHDIDRSKAKAVQRKGVLAVYPEFLDNNEQGLDLRSPLLARFSNYESYPWALLEKEVWVSSMEGIYTKEVDVNGILIGILGINTSWLCDESDDYMQLTPGLLMVEAGLDKLRKCKKVIVMGHHPISWLTPSVGERLSALFSQKGVIYLHGHLHKTKQGIQILGNQSFVSIQAGCAYDTRDSEKWLTRIVWGGYNFQDDNIYLQPRKWSNNLNSWSVDTDHIPEDYQTETPGIFAIPTVYEAKKSKSFGPARPEWVPDGWELIDEEFLKRRKRDLSENELLEYFEGRLPNWSDALSQAIPKREIVKELTGMLWNGINSQSSQLLLMIGAGGEGKSTAFLQTLVETQSYSNVKILWRHDPEKDIPFEILERLVNGDQVWVVASDEGDSLINTIKAFLSRYGKTANVQFFITARDTDWINRNGNDVQWSKIANFSLRRLTGLSENDAKSIVEAWTNLGERGLGKLATLKQEEAVESLLKAAQEESESADERGAFLGAMLRVRVGDALKDHVANLMTRLRGVPIRSSKSNSNLLDALIYISAPHAFNLQYLSRSVLAAALELDESHLRREVLKPLGEEAAAEATGDFILVRHRAIAEAAIAVGEERFDYDVENALCDLVSSAIMANENGSSVPHLTDWRYLSGKFASEGNSSFGIRLAKAALKNDPNNSYLLVKLSQLYRDGNQAEQSLKVFRAARIFKNANRAYFTEWAFTEVYMGNQAMSALLNMISVSDNIGARFPTIRDIGFALVGLQFNLIELYQSYNRAVFASGAIAATMAARSISLDHTSFVKLDSKSKEIAEMRRNFDVAPANVLKTIYIALGKCYEQREISQDLDFPSPSELEFKALETVLKSNKFKKI, from the coding sequence ATGAAAAGTTTGTCCATATGTAGTGATATAACTTGGTTGCACATTTCTGATTTCCATACCGGTAAAGACAAAGTAGATCAAATACGAATTTATAATAAAATAATTGAGGATGCGGACCGGCAGTGCAAATCATCAGGATATCCCAACTTCGTATTTGTTAGTGGTGATATCGCAAATAAGGGGCTGACCGCCGAGTATGAATTGTATGAAAAATGCTTTTTGGATCCACTAATTGGCGTGCTGGGAGGAGATATTATCGGTAAGATATTTTTGGTTCCCGGTAATCACGACATAGATCGTTCGAAAGCAAAAGCAGTTCAGCGTAAAGGTGTTTTAGCTGTATATCCTGAATTTCTGGACAATAATGAACAAGGGCTTGATCTGAGGAGTCCCCTGCTCGCCAGGTTTTCTAATTACGAATCCTATCCATGGGCTCTACTTGAAAAGGAGGTGTGGGTCTCCTCGATGGAGGGTATATATACGAAAGAAGTTGATGTAAATGGGATATTGATAGGGATACTTGGGATCAATACTTCTTGGCTATGTGATGAAAGTGACGACTATATGCAGCTAACGCCCGGATTGCTGATGGTTGAGGCTGGGCTGGATAAGTTGCGAAAATGTAAAAAGGTCATCGTAATGGGGCATCACCCAATATCGTGGCTCACGCCAAGTGTAGGAGAGCGACTCTCTGCGTTATTCAGCCAAAAAGGGGTAATATATCTTCATGGTCATCTCCATAAAACGAAACAGGGTATACAGATCCTGGGGAATCAATCGTTTGTATCAATTCAGGCAGGCTGCGCTTATGACACGCGAGATTCCGAAAAATGGTTAACTAGAATTGTGTGGGGAGGGTATAATTTTCAAGATGACAACATCTATCTTCAGCCTAGAAAATGGAGTAACAACTTAAACAGTTGGAGTGTGGATACGGACCATATACCGGAAGACTATCAGACGGAAACTCCGGGGATATTCGCAATACCCACTGTCTATGAAGCAAAGAAGAGCAAATCATTTGGTCCTGCGCGCCCCGAGTGGGTGCCTGACGGATGGGAATTGATTGATGAAGAATTTTTGAAGCGAAGAAAACGAGATCTTTCCGAGAATGAATTATTAGAATACTTTGAGGGTCGGCTCCCTAACTGGAGCGATGCCTTATCTCAAGCAATTCCCAAGCGCGAAATTGTTAAGGAACTTACGGGTATGCTATGGAATGGTATAAACTCGCAAAGTAGTCAGTTGCTTTTAATGATCGGGGCTGGTGGCGAGGGTAAATCGACGGCATTTCTGCAGACTCTTGTCGAAACACAGAGTTATTCTAATGTGAAAATATTATGGAGGCACGATCCTGAAAAGGATATTCCCTTCGAAATTCTGGAAAGACTGGTGAACGGCGACCAGGTGTGGGTGGTGGCGAGTGATGAAGGGGACTCGCTTATCAATACTATTAAAGCTTTTCTTTCCAGATATGGAAAAACCGCTAATGTGCAATTCTTTATCACGGCTAGAGATACTGACTGGATTAATAGAAATGGAAATGACGTTCAATGGTCGAAAATTGCAAATTTTTCGCTGCGTAGGCTTACGGGTTTAAGTGAAAATGACGCGAAATCCATAGTAGAGGCATGGACCAATCTAGGTGAGAGAGGACTCGGTAAGCTTGCCACATTGAAGCAAGAAGAGGCGGTAGAGAGTCTTTTAAAGGCTGCCCAGGAAGAGTCAGAGTCGGCCGACGAAAGAGGTGCATTTCTCGGTGCTATGCTTAGGGTTAGGGTTGGTGATGCTCTCAAGGATCATGTGGCAAACCTAATGACGCGTCTAAGGGGAGTGCCTATTCGTAGTAGTAAGTCGAACTCAAATCTTCTCGATGCTCTGATTTACATTTCAGCCCCTCATGCTTTCAATCTTCAGTACTTATCTAGGTCCGTATTGGCCGCTGCTCTAGAGTTGGATGAGTCGCATCTTAGGAGGGAGGTGCTTAAGCCGCTTGGAGAAGAAGCTGCCGCAGAGGCGACAGGGGACTTTATTCTAGTTCGGCATAGGGCAATAGCGGAAGCTGCGATTGCTGTTGGAGAAGAAAGATTCGATTATGATGTAGAAAATGCCCTGTGTGACTTGGTGAGTTCCGCAATCATGGCGAATGAAAATGGTTCCTCTGTTCCGCATTTAACGGATTGGAGATACTTATCAGGTAAATTTGCATCAGAGGGAAATTCGTCATTTGGTATAAGGCTTGCGAAAGCGGCTCTTAAAAATGATCCTAATAATTCTTACCTTTTGGTTAAGCTTTCGCAGTTATATCGTGATGGTAATCAAGCTGAGCAAAGTCTAAAGGTGTTTCGGGCGGCGCGTATCTTCAAAAATGCGAACAGAGCGTATTTCACGGAATGGGCATTTACTGAGGTCTATATGGGTAATCAGGCTATGTCTGCACTGCTAAATATGATATCTGTGAGTGATAATATTGGGGCTAGGTTTCCAACTATTCGTGATATTGGTTTCGCTCTTGTTGGATTGCAGTTTAATCTTATTGAGCTGTATCAGTCGTATAATAGGGCGGTTTTTGCGAGTGGTGCAATTGCGGCGACTATGGCTGCTAGATCTATATCGTTAGATCACACATCTTTTGTGAAGCTTGATTCTAAATCAAAGGAGATCGCGGAGATGCGGAGAAATTTTGATGTTGCTCCTGCCAACGTTCTTAAAACCATCTATATCGCTCTGGGAAAGTGCTACGAACAGCGAGAAATTAGCCAAGATTTAGATTTTCCCTCTCCGAGTGAACTGGAATTCAAGGCTTTAGAAACTGTTCTAAAATCGAATAAATTCAAAAAAATCTGA
- a CDS encoding DUF87 domain-containing protein yields MSITPADYEKLGQFYLGKEYDPTTKAVTDDLVLYDSKDLVTHGVVLGMTGSGKTGLCLALLEEAAMDNIPAIIIDPKGDISNLLLTFPELDAASFRPWINEDDAAKKGLSPDDFAAKTAEGWKKGLADWGQEPDRIRQFQEKVDINIFTPGSKAGIPVSILSSLDVPPDEILEDGELFSERVESTVSSLLSLVGVNADTAQSPEAVLLAAIFQNAWHKGQGITLEKLIGSIQKPAFDKIGVIDLASFFPEKKRQDLALKFNTLLASPGFATWLEGVPLDISDMLKTRAGKPRISIFSIAHLGDVERMFFVSLLLNQTLGWMRTQTGTTSLRALLYMDEIFGYLPPSANPPSKRPMMTLLKQARAFGLGCLLATQNPVDLDYKALSNIGTWFLGRLQTERDKLRVLDGLEGAAGSQNAKFDRKQMETLISGLGNRVFLMNNVHDDAPTLFHVRWVMSYLTGPLARAQIKSLMDPKRGEFAGIGGPSGKSSAAPDDGGMPGMPGLTPSAPEKTGGARPIVGAGVKEIFAPLTGPAEETTYAPHLLRTATVHFSSTRMGVEGSRTVRFVNPILPDKIDLAANLPPPLKLNTENSQPADGAGFSELPGYAMNAANYKQVEKTFAEELYRTQRAEIFSCPALKAFSNIAETEGDFRARLQLQAREARDAAVKKLRDAATKKIATLEGQLRTAQGQLEKQKNESSAAKMQAGVSVLGGVLGALLGKKSGLGSITRGSSAISKGTSAWKQMQDVNAAEAKVEGVESQIADLQKDLEAQANEIASQYDPANLNLETETLKPAKTDVKVELVALLWVAAYG; encoded by the coding sequence ATGAGCATCACCCCCGCCGACTACGAGAAACTTGGCCAGTTCTACCTCGGAAAAGAATACGACCCCACCACCAAGGCCGTCACCGATGACCTCGTCCTCTACGATTCCAAGGACCTCGTGACCCACGGCGTCGTCCTCGGCATGACCGGTTCCGGAAAGACCGGCCTCTGCCTGGCCCTGCTGGAGGAGGCCGCCATGGACAACATCCCCGCCATCATCATCGACCCGAAGGGGGACATCTCCAATCTCCTGCTCACCTTTCCGGAGCTGGACGCCGCCAGCTTCCGCCCGTGGATCAATGAGGACGATGCGGCGAAGAAAGGCCTCTCGCCGGATGACTTCGCCGCGAAGACCGCGGAGGGCTGGAAAAAGGGCCTCGCCGACTGGGGGCAGGAGCCGGACCGCATCCGCCAGTTCCAGGAAAAGGTGGACATCAACATCTTCACCCCCGGCAGCAAGGCGGGCATCCCCGTGTCCATCCTCAGCTCGCTGGATGTCCCGCCGGACGAGATCCTGGAGGACGGGGAGCTGTTCAGCGAGCGCGTGGAAAGCACCGTCTCCTCGCTCCTTTCGCTTGTCGGCGTGAATGCGGACACCGCCCAGAGTCCGGAGGCCGTGCTGCTGGCCGCCATCTTCCAGAATGCCTGGCATAAAGGTCAGGGGATCACCCTGGAAAAGCTCATCGGTTCCATCCAGAAGCCCGCCTTTGACAAGATCGGCGTCATCGACCTCGCCTCCTTCTTCCCGGAGAAAAAGCGCCAGGACCTCGCGCTGAAGTTCAATACGCTCCTCGCCTCGCCGGGCTTCGCCACATGGCTGGAGGGCGTCCCGCTGGACATCTCCGACATGCTGAAGACCCGCGCCGGGAAACCGCGCATCTCCATCTTTTCCATCGCCCATCTCGGTGATGTGGAGCGCATGTTCTTCGTCTCCCTGCTGCTGAACCAGACGCTCGGCTGGATGCGCACCCAGACCGGCACCACCTCCCTGCGGGCACTGCTCTACATGGATGAGATCTTCGGCTACCTGCCGCCCTCCGCCAATCCACCGTCGAAGCGCCCGATGATGACCCTGCTGAAGCAGGCCCGCGCCTTCGGCCTCGGCTGCCTCCTTGCCACCCAGAACCCCGTCGATCTCGACTACAAGGCGCTTTCGAACATCGGCACCTGGTTCCTCGGCCGCCTCCAGACGGAGCGGGACAAGCTCCGCGTGCTGGATGGCCTGGAAGGCGCCGCCGGCTCCCAGAACGCCAAGTTCGACCGCAAGCAGATGGAGACCCTCATCTCCGGCCTCGGCAACCGCGTCTTCCTCATGAACAACGTCCATGACGATGCGCCGACGCTGTTCCACGTCCGCTGGGTCATGTCCTACCTCACCGGCCCGCTCGCCCGCGCCCAGATCAAGTCCCTCATGGACCCGAAGCGCGGGGAGTTCGCCGGCATCGGCGGCCCCTCCGGGAAATCCTCCGCCGCTCCGGACGATGGCGGGATGCCAGGCATGCCCGGCCTCACTCCCTCCGCTCCGGAGAAGACCGGCGGAGCCCGGCCCATCGTCGGTGCCGGGGTGAAGGAGATCTTCGCCCCGCTCACCGGCCCTGCGGAGGAGACCACCTATGCGCCCCACCTCCTGCGCACCGCCACCGTCCATTTCTCCTCCACCAGGATGGGCGTCGAGGGCAGCCGCACCGTCCGTTTCGTCAATCCCATCCTCCCGGACAAGATCGACCTCGCCGCCAATCTTCCTCCCCCTTTGAAACTGAACACTGAAAACTCGCAACCTGCCGATGGCGCGGGCTTCAGCGAACTCCCCGGCTACGCGATGAATGCGGCCAACTACAAGCAGGTGGAGAAAACCTTCGCCGAGGAACTCTACCGCACCCAGCGCGCCGAGATCTTCTCCTGCCCCGCGCTCAAGGCGTTTTCTAACATCGCCGAGACCGAGGGCGACTTCCGCGCCCGCCTCCAGCTCCAAGCCCGCGAGGCGCGGGACGCCGCTGTCAAAAAACTGCGGGACGCCGCCACGAAAAAGATCGCCACCCTCGAGGGTCAGCTCCGCACCGCCCAAGGCCAGTTGGAGAAACAAAAAAACGAATCCAGCGCCGCCAAGATGCAGGCCGGCGTCTCCGTCCTCGGCGGCGTGTTAGGTGCCCTCCTCGGCAAGAAATCCGGCCTCGGCTCCATCACCCGCGGCTCCTCCGCCATCAGCAAGGGAACCTCCGCCTGGAAACAAATGCAGGACGTCAACGCCGCCGAAGCCAAGGTCGAAGGCGTCGAATCCCAGATCGCCGACCTCCAGAAAGACCTCGAAGCCCAAGCCAACGAAATCGCTTCCCAATACGATCCCGCCAACCTCAACCTCGAAACCGAAACCCTCAAACCCGCCAAAACCGACGTGAAGGTGGAGCTGGTGGCGTTGCTGTGGGTGGCGGCGTACGGCTGA
- the bamE gene encoding outer membrane protein assembly factor BamE yields MKSIPLIVMIGRSLALGGMAMSIVSCMVSTDPAAYGRMAQQEVKKGMTKDQVTEILGWPHGTSTRNGHESWIYQKRNSLKMLAPGGLAGRETHTVTVRFSPSGRVESVDNAGHSTRWGQY; encoded by the coding sequence ATGAAATCGATCCCCCTGATTGTGATGATTGGCCGCTCACTGGCACTTGGAGGAATGGCCATGTCCATTGTTTCATGTATGGTTTCCACCGATCCGGCTGCCTATGGACGGATGGCGCAGCAAGAGGTCAAGAAAGGTATGACCAAGGACCAGGTGACCGAGATCCTGGGATGGCCACATGGAACCAGCACCCGCAATGGCCATGAAAGTTGGATATATCAGAAGAGGAACTCTCTGAAAATGTTGGCCCCCGGAGGTCTTGCGGGTAGGGAGACGCACACCGTCACCGTGAGATTCAGTCCTTCCGGGCGGGTTGAGTCTGTCGACAACGCCGGCCACTCAACCCGGTGGGGTCAATATTGA
- the ggt gene encoding gamma-glutamyltransferase, producing MFRLSHLAVFAATLLPIHGKEAAVFTKGVVATVHPIATDAAVEIMKSGGNAIDAAVTAGLTLGVVDPSNSGIGGGCFILIRLADGTVHAIDGRETAPAASMPDMYLVDGKADTELSQTGALASGVPGALAAYAHAVAKFGKRPLAEHLAPGIRAARDGYRIGDSEVRKLTRNAENLRKFDGSRKVFLDADGKPHPAGTLLVQGDLAATYQGIADQGPDYFYKGPVAETIGAWMKENGGILTAADFANYSIKLREPIVSTYRSHRLYGFPPASSGGVHVAQILNIVENFNLAGMEESDRIHTIAEAMKLAFADRAHWLGDPDFTKVPKGLADPGYAKSLAQRIDPSRAIPVEKHGLPPEWETNVFGRHTTHFSAADAEGNWVAITATINTTYGSKVIVPGTGVILNNEMDDFSIQPGVPNAFGLIGGDANKVEPGKRPLSAMSPTIVLDPAGNPLLSLGAAGGPTIISQTVLNLISVIDLKLPLTETLARPRFHHQWAPDTLRVERSLPEAVLGKLREKGHKIQAVDSIGVSQIVGKDGGKFGGASDPRVKGKAAKW from the coding sequence ATGTTCCGTCTTTCCCACCTCGCCGTCTTCGCCGCCACGCTTCTGCCGATCCATGGAAAGGAAGCGGCCGTTTTCACAAAGGGAGTGGTAGCGACCGTCCACCCCATCGCCACGGACGCGGCGGTGGAGATCATGAAATCCGGTGGGAATGCCATCGATGCCGCCGTCACGGCGGGGCTGACGCTTGGCGTGGTGGATCCGTCAAACTCCGGGATCGGCGGAGGCTGCTTCATCCTCATCCGGCTGGCGGATGGGACGGTGCATGCCATCGATGGCCGTGAAACGGCCCCTGCCGCCTCGATGCCGGACATGTATCTGGTCGATGGAAAGGCGGACACGGAGCTGAGCCAGACCGGTGCGCTGGCGTCCGGCGTGCCGGGGGCGTTGGCGGCGTATGCGCATGCCGTGGCGAAGTTCGGGAAAAGGCCGCTCGCGGAGCACCTCGCGCCGGGTATCCGCGCCGCGCGGGATGGCTACCGAATCGGCGATTCGGAGGTCCGGAAGCTCACTCGCAACGCGGAGAACCTGCGGAAATTCGACGGCTCGCGGAAGGTGTTCCTGGATGCCGATGGAAAGCCCCACCCCGCCGGGACCTTGCTGGTCCAGGGTGATCTCGCCGCCACCTACCAGGGCATCGCGGACCAGGGACCGGACTATTTCTACAAAGGCCCCGTCGCGGAAACGATCGGCGCGTGGATGAAGGAAAACGGCGGCATCCTCACCGCCGCGGATTTCGCCAACTACTCGATCAAGCTCCGCGAACCCATCGTCTCCACCTACCGCAGCCACCGCCTCTACGGTTTCCCGCCCGCCAGCTCCGGCGGCGTCCATGTCGCGCAGATCCTCAATATCGTGGAAAACTTCAACCTCGCGGGCATGGAGGAGTCGGACCGCATCCACACCATCGCCGAAGCGATGAAACTCGCCTTCGCCGACCGCGCGCACTGGCTCGGCGATCCGGATTTCACCAAGGTGCCGAAAGGCCTCGCCGATCCCGGCTACGCGAAATCGCTCGCCCAGCGGATCGATCCCTCACGGGCGATCCCGGTGGAGAAGCACGGGCTGCCGCCGGAGTGGGAGACGAATGTCTTCGGCCGCCACACCACCCACTTCTCCGCCGCGGATGCGGAGGGAAACTGGGTGGCCATCACCGCCACCATCAATACCACCTACGGCAGCAAGGTCATCGTCCCGGGCACCGGCGTGATCCTGAACAATGAAATGGATGACTTCTCCATCCAGCCCGGCGTGCCAAACGCCTTCGGCCTCATCGGCGGGGACGCGAACAAAGTGGAGCCCGGCAAGCGCCCGCTCTCCGCCATGAGCCCCACCATCGTCCTCGATCCGGCGGGAAATCCCCTCCTCTCCCTCGGCGCCGCCGGCGGCCCCACCATCATCAGCCAGACCGTGCTCAATCTCATCAGCGTCATCGATCTCAAGCTGCCGCTCACGGAAACCCTCGCCCGCCCCCGCTTCCACCACCAATGGGCACCCGATACCCTCCGCGTGGAACGCAGCCTGCCGGAAGCCGTCCTCGGAAAACTCCGCGAAAAGGGCCACAAGATCCAAGCCGTGGACAGCATCGGCGTTTCCCAGATCGTCGGGAAAGATGGTGGGAAGTTCGGTGGCGCGAGCGATCCGCGGGTGAAGGGGAAGGCGGCGAAGTGGTAA